One genomic segment of Oncorhynchus kisutch isolate 150728-3 linkage group LG15, Okis_V2, whole genome shotgun sequence includes these proteins:
- the LOC109880479 gene encoding cysteinyl leukotriene receptor 1 has translation MDLEEFDNVTLRYNVTNCPSIDEFRNQVYSTVYSIITVFGLAGNGFALLVLVKTFRQRSAFHIYMLNLAVSDLLCVSTLPLRVLYYVNKGHWNLGDFLCRLSSYALYVNLYCSVFFMTAMSVTRFLAIVFPVQNLRLVSERRARLVCVCIWVFICTVSSPFLMTGQHLHPATNKTKCFEPPERRTGGGLKKLIMLNYLSLAVGFVLPFLVILLCYVGIIRALLSRQHTAQRQKGAGSKAIRMIVIVMLAFLLCFMPYHIQRSVHLSFLSQTATSCSELVYMQKSVVVTLCLAASNSCFDPLLYFFSGEGFRRRLSSFRSTIRTQRQPQRQGAQPPLGRATKREREPVLPSTAETKGTATPGEGNKL, from the exons gtgtacTCTACGGTGTACTCTATCATCACCGTGTTCGGCCTGGCCGGTAATGGGTTCGCCTTGTTGGTTCTGGTTAAAACGTTCCGTCAGCGTTCTGCGTTCCACATCTACATGTTGAACCTGGCCGTGTCCGACCTACTATGTGTCTCCACGCTGCCGCTACGGGTCCTCTACTACGTTAATAAG GGTCATTGGAACCTGGGAGACTTCCTGTGCAGACTTTCATCCTATGCCCTCTACGTGAACCTCTACTGCAGCGTGTTCTTCATGACCGCCATGTCTGTCACACGCTTCCTCGCCATCGTGTTCCCCGTGCAGAACCTGCGCCTGGTCTCAGAGCGTCGTGCCCgtctggtgtgtgtctgtatctgggtcTTCATCTGCactgtctcctcccccttcctcatgACTGGTCAACACCTCCACCCAGCCACCAATAAGACCAAGTGCTTCGAGCCTCCAGAGCGCAGAACAGGGGGCGGGCTTAAGAAGCTTATCATGCTCAACTACTTATCATTGGCTGTGGGCTTCGTCCTTCCCTTCCTGGTCATCCTGCTGTGCTACGTCGGGATCATTCGGGCCCTGCTGTCACGGCAACATACTGCACAGCGCCAGAAGGGGGCGGGGTCTAAGGCTATCCGAATGATCGTCATTGTGATGCTGGCGTTCCTGCTGTGCTTCATGCCGTACCACATCCAGCGCTCCGTCCACCTCAGCTTCCTGTCCCAGACTGCCACTTCCTGTTCGGAGCTGGTGTACATGCAGAAGAGTGTGGTGGTGACACTCTGTCTGGCTGCCTCCAACTCCTGCTTCGACCCCCTGCTCTACTTCTTCTCTGGAGAGGGCTTCAGACGACGCCTGTCAAGCTTCAGGTCCACTATCAGGACACAGAGACAACCGCAGAGACAGGGGGCACAGCCACCGCTGGGGAGggcaacaaagagagagagagaaccggtCCTACCCAGCACAGCAGAGACAAAGGGCACAGCCACCCCTGGGGAGGGGAACAAGCTATAG